The Medicago truncatula cultivar Jemalong A17 chromosome 7, MtrunA17r5.0-ANR, whole genome shotgun sequence genome includes the window taaaGGTCTTAAAGAGTGCTCCGGAAGTACTCTTACTGATGACCTCAGGTTAAAGCAAATGATAATAAAAAGCTAGAGAAGGGAAGAAGGAAGGTCTTACATGAGAGGTCAATCATCAAAGCAAATATAGCACTAGCCTTTACACACCTCAGATAAACACAACTCACATCATTGCTAACAACTTGCTAAACTCAACTAGTGTTGGTTCACCTATGAAAAAATCTTAGTTTTCCCATGATTTATTAGACAATTTTAGTTTAAGTTATCATACCACTCATACTTGcacattatattttaataaaattaataccaacatttatttatttttaaaaatatatagaacAATTACtgatgttgtttgttgtgttgtgATCGTGTATTGCTACAAATGccgaaaacaaacaaaaattaggtCGGGTCACATATCAAATCATTTCTTATAAAACGTTATGCAACTGTGACTCGTATGTGCAACATTTGTCTTTCCCAAGATAAAACATActtcaaaattaagaaaaatgtttgttaAACACCTCAATAGGTGTACACCTTGAGAGGAGCATTCTCTGCACAAAAGAACCCAACATTCCAACACCTTGAAAAATACTCTTTTTTATAACCAGCAGAAACAACTAATTATATTAAACAAGGTGTACAATGGATACAACACAGAAGAAGAGAAAGGCAAATCCACTCAACTCGCTACAAAAGAGGACCGCTAACACCTAGCGATACAAGCAATGGAATCAACAGAACATTCATTTTATGAACACAATGCTCTACTATCAAATTGGTAGAGTAATGGTTATTGCTTAGGTGAATATCCATTGCATGAAGCATGTCATGAGATTCAAGGGTCTACTATCACTTTGAAAGTTTGATCAAACTATCTTCTTATTATGTTTCTGTTCATACTTATTTTCTGAGCTGAATATTCAAACCAAGCAAGTGGTATCTAATCCAAGAACAATCCTGTTTCCAACAAGCAACCCTGTGTGAGCACAAGCAGAGTCACCATTGTACTCTTATTCAAGGCTAGTTCAAAGCAGTCACTTAGGACATACATTGCCTGCAATCATGGTATTCCAAGACTCCACACCTTTGAAATTCCTTACGCACTAGCAACTCAATATCCATTTCAGCATCATTAAGCCTGTTTGAGTTGACTAATAGTGTGTTTGGAAAAAGTAAGAACCACGATGAAACTGCACGTTATAAGCGAAGCTCCAAACAGTTGCTTTGAAAAATTCATGGTGAACAACCCTCCGGACACGACAAAAGGTCACTCACCGGGTATCCAAATGTTGGCTAACTCCTTTCTGTCAGCTTGCAATTCCTTATTGAGAACAAGTACAACGCCGTGCTTTAGTGCAAcaccaaacaaaaaagaagcacAAAACACTCTCCCATGTGCATTAAGCTCATTAACCAATACACCAAAAGAAACTCTATCAAGAAATCCTCCATTTGCTTGCAAAAGAAGCAAAGTTGACACTGCCTCATCCACTCTACCCTGACCACAAAGTCCTTCAATCACTTCCTCAAATGCAATTCCCTCAAGAGAATAACCCCACCTAACCATATCATTTAAATTCACCAAAGCCTCATCAAACTTCTCCCCCCTAAACAATGCCTCAACCATCACCTCAACAGTCCTCTTATCAACCACCAAAcccctttctttcattttctcaaacacttcACAAGCATCCTCAAGCAACCCTTTTTCCCTCCATGACAACTTACACAAACGCCTCACCAAAGTCCCCATCATCCTCGAATCGACTTCAAATCCAATCCTTACCATTTCTTTATAAACCCCAAATGCTTCCACAGTTTCATTCCACTTTAACAACCCATGTAAAACAGTCTTATAATTAATCAAATCAGCAACACAACCATGctctttcatcatcttcaaaacACCAACACCCTCCATTTCTCTCCCTTCCCTACTATACCCTTCAATCAATGCATTAAATGTAACCACATCAGGCCTCAATCCAACTCCAACAGCTTCATCAAACAACTCCATCGCTTCGTCCGAACGACCCACTTTACATAATCCATTCATAACAGCACTATAAGAATAAACATCAACACCTATATTTCCTGTCTTCATATCCATCAAAATCTCAACTGCTTCATCAACCCTACCCACATAAGCCAACCCTCTCAACA containing:
- the LOC11435843 gene encoding pentatricopeptide repeat-containing protein At1g62680, mitochondrial translates to MIRCHCSKNELEEAKRVLFTVLENGFEPDSATITVLINSLCKRGKVKKAMEVFEFLERKGLKLGVQAYNCLLRGLAYVGRVDEAVEILMDMKTGNIGVDVYSYSAVMNGLCKVGRSDEAMELFDEAVGVGLRPDVVTFNALIEGYSREGREMEGVGVLKMMKEHGCVADLINYKTVLHGLLKWNETVEAFGVYKEMVRIGFEVDSRMMGTLVRRLCKLSWREKGLLEDACEVFEKMKERGLVVDKRTVEVMVEALFRGEKFDEALVNLNDMVRWGYSLEGIAFEEVIEGLCGQGRVDEAVSTLLLLQANGGFLDRVSFGVLVNELNAHGRVFCASFLFGVALKHGVVLVLNKELQADRKELANIWIPGE